Proteins encoded in a region of the Triticum dicoccoides isolate Atlit2015 ecotype Zavitan chromosome 3A, WEW_v2.0, whole genome shotgun sequence genome:
- the LOC119268389 gene encoding pentatricopeptide repeat-containing protein At4g36680, mitochondrial-like, with protein MAAIFSASGHRLLSTAAAAAEFPVPMARIRNLARAGRLDDIDAAVAPLVPTNPKAVISALSVVGLSDRASAILSTIPSPTAEHLNALLAPLLRRRRLAERVPALLDAHPSAPRDAFTWSILAKSLCITKGADHAVYLLHGEEPPSLHLYTAIIDSYYKQKKPHRAEELWREMVEERGIAPDAAAYNVRITYKSATGTVEEVQELIRAMGEDSGLRPDVISYNGLIRVLGRHKRVDEALQVYRSLQEKGAEGNTEAKSAPECATYACMVGALCSEGRLSEAEDVFYEGVKRKKVADLGTVRKLVVALKEAGKGRAARRVVVGLRKKFPDQFDGPWKELEKDAGLTPGASNEEEEVEEDEQQPEKTAAAA; from the coding sequence ATGGCCGCCATCTTCTCCGCCTCCGGTCACCGCCTGCTCTCCACCGCCGCTGCGGCTGCCGAGTTCCCCGTCCCGATGGCCCGCATCCGCAACCTCGCCCGCGCGGGCCGCCTCGACGACATCGACGCCGCCGTCGCGCCGCTCGTGCCGACCAACCCCAAAGCTGTGATCTCCGCCCTCTCCGTGGTCGGCCTCTCCGACCGGGCCTCCGCCATCCTCTCCACCATCCCGTCGCCCACCGCCGAGCATCTCAATGCCCTCCTcgccccgctcctccgccgccgtcgcctcgccgagCGCGTGCCTGCTCTGTTGGACGCGCACCCCTCAGCGCCGCGCGACGCCTTTACGTGGTCCATCCTCGCCAAGTCCCTCTGCATCACCAAAGGCGCCGACCACGCGGTGTACCTCCTCCACGGGGAGGAGCCGCCTTCCCTCCACCTCTACACGGCCATCATCGACTCCTACTACAAGCAAAAGAAGCCCCACCGCGCCGAGGAGCTGTGGCGCGAGATGGTCGAGGAACGCGGCATAGCGCCTGACGCTGCCGCTTACAACGTCAGGATCACCTACAAGTCGGCAACCGGCACGGTGGAGGAGGTGCAGGAGCTTATCCGAGCCATGGGCGAGGACTCGGGGCTGCGGCCGGATGTCATCTCCTACAATGGGCTGATCCGGGTGCTGGGGCGGCACAAGAGGGTGGACGAGGCCCTGCAGGTATACAGGAGCTTGCAAGAGAAGGGGGCGGAGGGGAACACTGAGGCGAAGTCGGCACCGGAGTGCGCAACATACGCATGCATGGTGGGGGCGCTGTGCAGCGAGGGGAGGTTGTCAGAGGCGGAGGACGTGTTCTACGAGGGGGTAAAGCGCAAGAAGGTGGCAGATCTGGGCACGGTGCGTAAGCTGGTAGTGGCtctcaaggaggctggcaagggtcGGGCGGCGAGGCGGGTGGTGGTCGGGCTACGCAAGAAGTTCCCTGACCAGTTCGACGGTCCATGGAAGGAGCTTGAGAAGGATGCCGGCCTCACACCGGGTGCCAGCAACGaagaggaggaagtggaggaggacgagcagcagccagagaagacggcggcggcggcatga